The proteins below are encoded in one region of Ricinus communis isolate WT05 ecotype wild-type chromosome 6, ASM1957865v1, whole genome shotgun sequence:
- the LOC8263289 gene encoding ion channel POLLUX isoform X3, protein MQKATENSDSSYSASTPAPSLLAKKAERPPLLKRSKTSISNDTHFPGPLFPAVRRMSSSPPPPHTPPSPLFPDLRVSVTKNDDSSSSANATTSSSSSITDSRDWVYPSFLGPHVVAAGANRVTVKGRRGKVVEERKGTVSRDSVKEEKKEKVASQVLVTQSGSLTQSTATGVIRSRTSRGLFKHSFVFYFLIFTCILSVSCSIHLRIKVRKLEEENINLRTACSNQSGVGNNSIEVLQLEDDSSFNFQNGDSRAVALYSVIFTLIMPFLFYKYLDYLPEIKTLSKRTRNNKEEVPLKKRIAYMVDVFFSVYPYAKLLALLFATIFLIGFGGLALYAVSDGSFAEALWLSWTFVADSGNHADRIGTGPRIVSVSISSGGMLIFAMMLGLVSDAISEKVDSLRKGKSEVIEKKHILILGWSDKLGSLLKQLAIANKSIGGGVVVVLAERDKEEMEMDIAKLEFDFMGTSVICRSGSPLILADLKKVSVSKARAIIVLASDENADQSDAHALRVVLSLTGVKEGLKGHVVVEMSDVDNEPLVKLVGGELIETVVAHDVIGRLMIQCALQPGLAQIWEDILGFENAEFYIKRWPQLDGLRFEDVLISFPDAIPCGVKLAAEGGKINLNPDDSYVLKEGDEILVIAEDDDTYAPGPLPKVRRGSCPKLIDPPKYPEKILFCGWRRDIDDMIMFDSISQVLEECLAPGSELWMFNEVPEKEREKKLTDGGLDTSGLENIKLVHREGNAVIRRHLDSLPLETFDSILILADESLEDSVVHSDSRSLATLLLIRDIQIPVEISDNFYHPFQAEHLLIIKRREKTEEDTKVLRKLVIVFSAIE, encoded by the exons ATGCAAAAAGCAACTGAAAACTCAGATTCATCATATTCAGCATCAACACCAGCACCATCATTATTAGCTAAAAAAGCAGAAAGACCGCCGCTTCTTAAAAGATCCAAAACGTCAATTTCCAACGACACTCACTTTCCCGGTCCGCTTTTCCCCGCCGTACGCCGCATGTCCtcttctcctcctcctcctcatACGCCTCCTTCACCTCTCTTTCCCGATCTCCGTGTCTCCGTTACTAAGAACGATGATTCGTCGTCTTCAGCGAACGCTACTACTAGTAGTAGCAGTAGCATTACAGATAGTAGAGATTGGGTGTATCCTTCGTTTCTCGGACCTCACGTAGTAGCTGCGGGGGCTAATCGAGTGACAGTGAAAGGTCGCCGTGGTAAGGTGGTGGAGGAGAGGAAGGGGACTGTATCTAGGGATTCGGTGAAAGaggagaagaaagagaaggtAGCGAGTCAAGTTTTAGTGACTCAGTCGGGTTCTTTGACTCAGTCTACTGCTACCGGTGTTATAAGGAGCCGCACTAGTCGAGGATTATTCAAACATTCTTTcgtcttttatttt CTTATTTTCACATGTATATTATCTGTATCTTGTTCAATTCACTTGCGGATTAAAGTCAGAAAGCTAGAG GAAGAGAATATAAACCTTCGTACAGCATGTAGCAACCAAAGTGGTGTTGGTAATAACAGCATTGAAGTTTTGCAACTAGAAGATGACAGCTCATTTAATTTCCAAAATGGCGACAGTAGAGCTGTTGCTTTGTATAGTGTGATATTCACACTCATTATGCCATTTTTATTCTACAAATATCTTGATTATCTTCCAGAAATCAAGACACTCTCAAAAAGAACTAGAAATAACAAGGAGGAGGTTCCTTTGAAGAAGAGGATTGCATATATGGTGGATGTGTTTTTCTCTGTTTATCCTTATGCAAAGCTGCTGGCACTACTCTTTGCTACCATATTTCTGATAGGATTCGGCGGTTTGGCATTGTATGCAGTCAGTGATGGTAGCTTTGCTGAAGCTCTTTGGCTCTCATGGACATTTGTAGCTGATTCAGGAAATCATGCTGATAGGATTGGCACGGGGCCAAGAATTGTTTCTGTCTCTATAAGTTCAGGCGGAATGCTGATATTTGCTATGATGCTTGGACTTGTTTCAGATGCCATCTCTGAGAAAGTAGATTCACTGCGGAAAGGGAAGAGCGAAGTTATTGAAAAGAAACATATTCTAATTCTTGGATGGAGTGACAAATTG GGCTCACTTTTAAAGCAGCTAGCAATAGCAAACAAGAGTATAGGTGGCGGTGTTGTTGTAGTACTAGCAGAAAGAGATAAAGAGGAAATGGAAATGGATATAGCTAAGCTAGAATTCGACTTCATGGGCACTTCTGTTATCTGCAGAAGTGGCAGTCCTCTTATTCTCGCTGACCTAAAGAAA GTTTCAGTTTCTAAAGCACGTGCTATCATTGTATTGGCATCTGATGAAAATGCTGATCAG AGTGATGCACATGCTTTAAGGGTTGTTCTCAGCCTAACAGGTGTTAAAGAGGGTTTGAAGGGTCATGTCGTTGTAGAGATGAGTGATGTTGACAATGAACCTCTGGTGAAGCTTGTTGGAGGGGAACTCATTGAAACAGTTGTGGCACATGATGTGATCGGACGTCTGATGATCCAATGTGCTCTGCAACCCGGGCTTGCACAG ATTTGGGAAGATATATTAGGTTTTGAGAATGCAGAATTTTACATCAAAAGGTGGCCTCAGTTAGATGGTCTGCGATTTGAAGATGTGCTCATTTCATTTCCTGATGCAATTCCTTGTGGAGTTAAGCTTGCCGCAGAAGGTGGGAAGATCAACTTAAATCCAGATGATAGCTATGTTCTAAAAGAAGGGGATGAGATTCTTGTCATAGCTGAGGATGATGACACCTATGCACCAGGTCCTCTTCCAAAG GTTCGCCGGGGTTCTTGTCCAAAACTAATTGATCCTCCAAAATATCCAGAGAAGATACTTTTCTGTGGCTGGCGTCGTGACATTGATGACATGATAATG TTTGATTCTATTTCTCAGGTTCTAGAGGAATGCCTGGCTCCAGGTTCAGAACTCTGGATGTTCAATGAGGttccagaaaaagaaagggaaaagaagCTTACTGATGGTGGACTTGATACTTCTGGATTGGAGAATATAAAACTTGTCCACCGCGAGGGAAATGCAGTCATCAGACGGCATTTGGATAGTCTCCCTCTAGAGACTTTTGATTCT ATATTAATTCTTGCAGATGAGTCACTAGAGGACTCTGTTGTGCATTCTGACTCACGATCTCTTGCGACCCTTCTTCTCATACGAGACATACAG attcCTGTAGAGATATCTGATAATTTCTATCATCCTTTTCAAGCTGAGCATCTGTTAATTatcaagagaagagaaaaaacaGAGGAAGATACAAAAGTTCTGAGAAAACTTGTTATTGTGTTTTCAGCTATAGAGTAG
- the LOC8263289 gene encoding ion channel DMI1 isoform X2, translated as MQKATENSDSSYSASTPAPSLLAKKAERPPLLKRSKTSISNDTHFPGPLFPAVRRMSSSPPPPHTPPSPLFPDLRVSVTKNDDSSSSANATTSSSSSITDSRDWVYPSFLGPHVVAAGANRVTVKGRRGKVVEERKGTVSRDSVKEEKKEKVASQVLVTQSGSLTQSTATGVIRSRTSRGLFKHSFVFYFLIFTCILSVSCSIHLRIKVRKLEEENINLRTACSNQSGVGNNSIEVLQLEDDSSFNFQNGDSRAVALYSVIFTLIMPFLFYKYLDYLPEIKTLSKRTRNNKEEVPLKKRIAYMVDVFFSVYPYAKLLALLFATIFLIGFGGLALYAVSDGSFAEALWLSWTFVADSGNHADRIGTGPRIVSVSISSGGMLIFAMMLGLVSDAISEKVDSLRKGKSEVIEKKHILILGWSDKLGSLLKQLAIANKSIGGGVVVVLAERDKEEMEMDIAKLEFDFMGTSVICRSGSPLILADLKKVSVSKARAIIVLASDENADQSDAHALRVVLSLTGVKEGLKGHVVVEMSDVDNEPLVKLVGGELIETVVAHDVIGRLMIQCALQPGLAQIWEDILGFENAEFYIKRWPQLDGLRFEDVLISFPDAIPCGVKLAAEGGKINLNPDDSYVLKEGDEILVIAEDDDTYAPGPLPKVRRGSCPKLIDPPKYPEKILFCGWRRDIDDMIMVLEECLAPGSELWMFNEVPEKEREKKLTDGGLDTSGLENIKLVHREGNAVIRRHLDSLPLETFDSILILADESLEDSVVHSDSRSLATLLLIRDIQSKRLPYRDTKSMPLRLSGFSHSSWIREMQQASDKSIIISEILDSRTRNLVSVSRISDYVLSNELVSMALAMVAEDKQINRVLEELFTKEGNEMCIKPAEFYLFDQEELCFYEIMIRGRQRNEIVIGYRLATAERAIINPPEKSKLKKWSLDDVFVVISLGE; from the exons ATGCAAAAAGCAACTGAAAACTCAGATTCATCATATTCAGCATCAACACCAGCACCATCATTATTAGCTAAAAAAGCAGAAAGACCGCCGCTTCTTAAAAGATCCAAAACGTCAATTTCCAACGACACTCACTTTCCCGGTCCGCTTTTCCCCGCCGTACGCCGCATGTCCtcttctcctcctcctcctcatACGCCTCCTTCACCTCTCTTTCCCGATCTCCGTGTCTCCGTTACTAAGAACGATGATTCGTCGTCTTCAGCGAACGCTACTACTAGTAGTAGCAGTAGCATTACAGATAGTAGAGATTGGGTGTATCCTTCGTTTCTCGGACCTCACGTAGTAGCTGCGGGGGCTAATCGAGTGACAGTGAAAGGTCGCCGTGGTAAGGTGGTGGAGGAGAGGAAGGGGACTGTATCTAGGGATTCGGTGAAAGaggagaagaaagagaaggtAGCGAGTCAAGTTTTAGTGACTCAGTCGGGTTCTTTGACTCAGTCTACTGCTACCGGTGTTATAAGGAGCCGCACTAGTCGAGGATTATTCAAACATTCTTTcgtcttttatttt CTTATTTTCACATGTATATTATCTGTATCTTGTTCAATTCACTTGCGGATTAAAGTCAGAAAGCTAGAG GAAGAGAATATAAACCTTCGTACAGCATGTAGCAACCAAAGTGGTGTTGGTAATAACAGCATTGAAGTTTTGCAACTAGAAGATGACAGCTCATTTAATTTCCAAAATGGCGACAGTAGAGCTGTTGCTTTGTATAGTGTGATATTCACACTCATTATGCCATTTTTATTCTACAAATATCTTGATTATCTTCCAGAAATCAAGACACTCTCAAAAAGAACTAGAAATAACAAGGAGGAGGTTCCTTTGAAGAAGAGGATTGCATATATGGTGGATGTGTTTTTCTCTGTTTATCCTTATGCAAAGCTGCTGGCACTACTCTTTGCTACCATATTTCTGATAGGATTCGGCGGTTTGGCATTGTATGCAGTCAGTGATGGTAGCTTTGCTGAAGCTCTTTGGCTCTCATGGACATTTGTAGCTGATTCAGGAAATCATGCTGATAGGATTGGCACGGGGCCAAGAATTGTTTCTGTCTCTATAAGTTCAGGCGGAATGCTGATATTTGCTATGATGCTTGGACTTGTTTCAGATGCCATCTCTGAGAAAGTAGATTCACTGCGGAAAGGGAAGAGCGAAGTTATTGAAAAGAAACATATTCTAATTCTTGGATGGAGTGACAAATTG GGCTCACTTTTAAAGCAGCTAGCAATAGCAAACAAGAGTATAGGTGGCGGTGTTGTTGTAGTACTAGCAGAAAGAGATAAAGAGGAAATGGAAATGGATATAGCTAAGCTAGAATTCGACTTCATGGGCACTTCTGTTATCTGCAGAAGTGGCAGTCCTCTTATTCTCGCTGACCTAAAGAAA GTTTCAGTTTCTAAAGCACGTGCTATCATTGTATTGGCATCTGATGAAAATGCTGATCAG AGTGATGCACATGCTTTAAGGGTTGTTCTCAGCCTAACAGGTGTTAAAGAGGGTTTGAAGGGTCATGTCGTTGTAGAGATGAGTGATGTTGACAATGAACCTCTGGTGAAGCTTGTTGGAGGGGAACTCATTGAAACAGTTGTGGCACATGATGTGATCGGACGTCTGATGATCCAATGTGCTCTGCAACCCGGGCTTGCACAG ATTTGGGAAGATATATTAGGTTTTGAGAATGCAGAATTTTACATCAAAAGGTGGCCTCAGTTAGATGGTCTGCGATTTGAAGATGTGCTCATTTCATTTCCTGATGCAATTCCTTGTGGAGTTAAGCTTGCCGCAGAAGGTGGGAAGATCAACTTAAATCCAGATGATAGCTATGTTCTAAAAGAAGGGGATGAGATTCTTGTCATAGCTGAGGATGATGACACCTATGCACCAGGTCCTCTTCCAAAG GTTCGCCGGGGTTCTTGTCCAAAACTAATTGATCCTCCAAAATATCCAGAGAAGATACTTTTCTGTGGCTGGCGTCGTGACATTGATGACATGATAATG GTTCTAGAGGAATGCCTGGCTCCAGGTTCAGAACTCTGGATGTTCAATGAGGttccagaaaaagaaagggaaaagaagCTTACTGATGGTGGACTTGATACTTCTGGATTGGAGAATATAAAACTTGTCCACCGCGAGGGAAATGCAGTCATCAGACGGCATTTGGATAGTCTCCCTCTAGAGACTTTTGATTCT ATATTAATTCTTGCAGATGAGTCACTAGAGGACTCTGTTGTGCATTCTGACTCACGATCTCTTGCGACCCTTCTTCTCATACGAGACATACAG TCCAAGCGTCTCCCTTATAGAGATACAAAGTCAATGCCTTTGCGGCTTTCTGGATTCTCTCATAGCTCTTGGATACGCGAAATGCAGCAAGCTTCTGACAAATCAATAATTATCAGTGAAATCTTGGATTCTAGGACTAGAAACCTGGTTTCAGTCTCCAGAATCAGTGATTATGTTCTATCAAATGAACTAGTAAGTATGGCACTGGCAATGGTGGCTGAAGACAAGCAAATAAATCGTGTTCTTGAGGAACTATTTACAAAGGAG GGGAATGAAATGTGTATTAAACCTGCAGAGTTCTACCTATTTGACCAGGAAGAGCTTTGTTTTTATGAGATAATGATCAGGGGTCGTCAGCGAAATGAAATTGTGATTGGGTACCGCCTTGCAACTGCAGAGCGCGCTATAATTAACCCTCCTGAGAAGTCGAAACTGAAAAAATGGTCCCTCGATGATGTCTTCGTAGTCATCTCCTTAGGTGAATGA
- the LOC8263289 gene encoding ion channel DMI1 isoform X1, with translation MQKATENSDSSYSASTPAPSLLAKKAERPPLLKRSKTSISNDTHFPGPLFPAVRRMSSSPPPPHTPPSPLFPDLRVSVTKNDDSSSSANATTSSSSSITDSRDWVYPSFLGPHVVAAGANRVTVKGRRGKVVEERKGTVSRDSVKEEKKEKVASQVLVTQSGSLTQSTATGVIRSRTSRGLFKHSFVFYFLIFTCILSVSCSIHLRIKVRKLEEENINLRTACSNQSGVGNNSIEVLQLEDDSSFNFQNGDSRAVALYSVIFTLIMPFLFYKYLDYLPEIKTLSKRTRNNKEEVPLKKRIAYMVDVFFSVYPYAKLLALLFATIFLIGFGGLALYAVSDGSFAEALWLSWTFVADSGNHADRIGTGPRIVSVSISSGGMLIFAMMLGLVSDAISEKVDSLRKGKSEVIEKKHILILGWSDKLGSLLKQLAIANKSIGGGVVVVLAERDKEEMEMDIAKLEFDFMGTSVICRSGSPLILADLKKVSVSKARAIIVLASDENADQSDAHALRVVLSLTGVKEGLKGHVVVEMSDVDNEPLVKLVGGELIETVVAHDVIGRLMIQCALQPGLAQIWEDILGFENAEFYIKRWPQLDGLRFEDVLISFPDAIPCGVKLAAEGGKINLNPDDSYVLKEGDEILVIAEDDDTYAPGPLPKVRRGSCPKLIDPPKYPEKILFCGWRRDIDDMIMFDSISQVLEECLAPGSELWMFNEVPEKEREKKLTDGGLDTSGLENIKLVHREGNAVIRRHLDSLPLETFDSILILADESLEDSVVHSDSRSLATLLLIRDIQSKRLPYRDTKSMPLRLSGFSHSSWIREMQQASDKSIIISEILDSRTRNLVSVSRISDYVLSNELVSMALAMVAEDKQINRVLEELFTKEGNEMCIKPAEFYLFDQEELCFYEIMIRGRQRNEIVIGYRLATAERAIINPPEKSKLKKWSLDDVFVVISLGE, from the exons ATGCAAAAAGCAACTGAAAACTCAGATTCATCATATTCAGCATCAACACCAGCACCATCATTATTAGCTAAAAAAGCAGAAAGACCGCCGCTTCTTAAAAGATCCAAAACGTCAATTTCCAACGACACTCACTTTCCCGGTCCGCTTTTCCCCGCCGTACGCCGCATGTCCtcttctcctcctcctcctcatACGCCTCCTTCACCTCTCTTTCCCGATCTCCGTGTCTCCGTTACTAAGAACGATGATTCGTCGTCTTCAGCGAACGCTACTACTAGTAGTAGCAGTAGCATTACAGATAGTAGAGATTGGGTGTATCCTTCGTTTCTCGGACCTCACGTAGTAGCTGCGGGGGCTAATCGAGTGACAGTGAAAGGTCGCCGTGGTAAGGTGGTGGAGGAGAGGAAGGGGACTGTATCTAGGGATTCGGTGAAAGaggagaagaaagagaaggtAGCGAGTCAAGTTTTAGTGACTCAGTCGGGTTCTTTGACTCAGTCTACTGCTACCGGTGTTATAAGGAGCCGCACTAGTCGAGGATTATTCAAACATTCTTTcgtcttttatttt CTTATTTTCACATGTATATTATCTGTATCTTGTTCAATTCACTTGCGGATTAAAGTCAGAAAGCTAGAG GAAGAGAATATAAACCTTCGTACAGCATGTAGCAACCAAAGTGGTGTTGGTAATAACAGCATTGAAGTTTTGCAACTAGAAGATGACAGCTCATTTAATTTCCAAAATGGCGACAGTAGAGCTGTTGCTTTGTATAGTGTGATATTCACACTCATTATGCCATTTTTATTCTACAAATATCTTGATTATCTTCCAGAAATCAAGACACTCTCAAAAAGAACTAGAAATAACAAGGAGGAGGTTCCTTTGAAGAAGAGGATTGCATATATGGTGGATGTGTTTTTCTCTGTTTATCCTTATGCAAAGCTGCTGGCACTACTCTTTGCTACCATATTTCTGATAGGATTCGGCGGTTTGGCATTGTATGCAGTCAGTGATGGTAGCTTTGCTGAAGCTCTTTGGCTCTCATGGACATTTGTAGCTGATTCAGGAAATCATGCTGATAGGATTGGCACGGGGCCAAGAATTGTTTCTGTCTCTATAAGTTCAGGCGGAATGCTGATATTTGCTATGATGCTTGGACTTGTTTCAGATGCCATCTCTGAGAAAGTAGATTCACTGCGGAAAGGGAAGAGCGAAGTTATTGAAAAGAAACATATTCTAATTCTTGGATGGAGTGACAAATTG GGCTCACTTTTAAAGCAGCTAGCAATAGCAAACAAGAGTATAGGTGGCGGTGTTGTTGTAGTACTAGCAGAAAGAGATAAAGAGGAAATGGAAATGGATATAGCTAAGCTAGAATTCGACTTCATGGGCACTTCTGTTATCTGCAGAAGTGGCAGTCCTCTTATTCTCGCTGACCTAAAGAAA GTTTCAGTTTCTAAAGCACGTGCTATCATTGTATTGGCATCTGATGAAAATGCTGATCAG AGTGATGCACATGCTTTAAGGGTTGTTCTCAGCCTAACAGGTGTTAAAGAGGGTTTGAAGGGTCATGTCGTTGTAGAGATGAGTGATGTTGACAATGAACCTCTGGTGAAGCTTGTTGGAGGGGAACTCATTGAAACAGTTGTGGCACATGATGTGATCGGACGTCTGATGATCCAATGTGCTCTGCAACCCGGGCTTGCACAG ATTTGGGAAGATATATTAGGTTTTGAGAATGCAGAATTTTACATCAAAAGGTGGCCTCAGTTAGATGGTCTGCGATTTGAAGATGTGCTCATTTCATTTCCTGATGCAATTCCTTGTGGAGTTAAGCTTGCCGCAGAAGGTGGGAAGATCAACTTAAATCCAGATGATAGCTATGTTCTAAAAGAAGGGGATGAGATTCTTGTCATAGCTGAGGATGATGACACCTATGCACCAGGTCCTCTTCCAAAG GTTCGCCGGGGTTCTTGTCCAAAACTAATTGATCCTCCAAAATATCCAGAGAAGATACTTTTCTGTGGCTGGCGTCGTGACATTGATGACATGATAATG TTTGATTCTATTTCTCAGGTTCTAGAGGAATGCCTGGCTCCAGGTTCAGAACTCTGGATGTTCAATGAGGttccagaaaaagaaagggaaaagaagCTTACTGATGGTGGACTTGATACTTCTGGATTGGAGAATATAAAACTTGTCCACCGCGAGGGAAATGCAGTCATCAGACGGCATTTGGATAGTCTCCCTCTAGAGACTTTTGATTCT ATATTAATTCTTGCAGATGAGTCACTAGAGGACTCTGTTGTGCATTCTGACTCACGATCTCTTGCGACCCTTCTTCTCATACGAGACATACAG TCCAAGCGTCTCCCTTATAGAGATACAAAGTCAATGCCTTTGCGGCTTTCTGGATTCTCTCATAGCTCTTGGATACGCGAAATGCAGCAAGCTTCTGACAAATCAATAATTATCAGTGAAATCTTGGATTCTAGGACTAGAAACCTGGTTTCAGTCTCCAGAATCAGTGATTATGTTCTATCAAATGAACTAGTAAGTATGGCACTGGCAATGGTGGCTGAAGACAAGCAAATAAATCGTGTTCTTGAGGAACTATTTACAAAGGAG GGGAATGAAATGTGTATTAAACCTGCAGAGTTCTACCTATTTGACCAGGAAGAGCTTTGTTTTTATGAGATAATGATCAGGGGTCGTCAGCGAAATGAAATTGTGATTGGGTACCGCCTTGCAACTGCAGAGCGCGCTATAATTAACCCTCCTGAGAAGTCGAAACTGAAAAAATGGTCCCTCGATGATGTCTTCGTAGTCATCTCCTTAGGTGAATGA